A genomic stretch from Acropora palmata chromosome 13, jaAcrPala1.3, whole genome shotgun sequence includes:
- the LOC141864360 gene encoding protein MON2 homolog: MSRWLDDRSKKFIDAVQSDLRALSNETRRKFQPVKEAAEAGILRLRTISSAKTKNIKIFEVIAEETEIIQPFLLGCDTKSLRVVQISLTALQRLITNEALSESSSVNLVSTLWQLMEGGLEELRILQSIILLITTSNIVYGECLGKAMVLCFKLYFIKDATICTTAAATVRQMVSVIFERVVTEDSKGLASQSIEDTSGSVRHKNCPVSLHPCARDAYLLFQDLCQLTNGEQPYWLQGIREMTRTFGLELLESVLKGYPNIFLKHPEFSFLLKERLCPLIIKLFSPSIKQRASSSPLERPLYPVAVRLLRIVSVLIEKFYTLLVTECEIFLSLLVKFLEPDKSHWQRALALEVLHTLTIQPALLRSFCLFYDMQEHSTRIFHDLVNALTSFTQSLLTNQTVHSTAEKASHLPSATTIQTSSSAPPPSVVALSAMGGVTPQPGFSYRGTWIPLSVMPAYGQAKAVYLEQLERPEYSTIPDGYALSIAFACLLEIVKSLDVLIQENNPSSAEPVGGWIEPQRTSTGNDTGVGTETIQAAINEGAVGENGAKTTGVLQEMVLASWCGILASLSLLLEASNDETATESILKSYQLYANVCGILNLTTPRDAFITSLCKAALPPHYTLTVLNPHSGTAQVSYIKVPTSGSQVTSESHGGDHKGLGRSISVESGSGAVITGVPLGSSHGPVSLTAKNIQCMRSLLSLAHCHGSILGTAWHMVLTTLQHLTWILGLKPSAGGTLKALPMSEAPNLVITQAMMAELPVLAAILSRLFETSRYLDDVALHHLVDALCRLSTTSMEQAQSNKEPSLFAVAKLLETGLNNLHRARVLWKPLTAHLLEVCQHPHSKMREWGAEAVTSLVRSALTHDHNPPLKQDLQLQSMILSPLQEMSNVTFADIRYKQLECVLQILHSTGQNLGQGWLCVLGVIGAATNQQGEGLIRVAFQSLQLVVTDFLPLMPCTCIKVVVDVAGKFGLQPQELNISLTAIGLLWNISDFLSQNREKIHAALKEIDSFAHDGNNAGTKYDKPVSPPDGQWMCLYSKLGELCVDPRPPVRKSAGQTLFSTINAHGLLLENATWYTVLWQVLFPLLEQVKTMSTSATDVPPPSDSVISKGKILIHHSRDTAEKQWAETHVLTLSGVARVFNNRRHILAGLEEFPRAWALLLEFIEFAALSKSAEVALAALKSFQDIVNDSNDGQESNGTGSSPGDSSHDKKAGKAVVKPRLQPKFCEAADEDLNLWSNAWRVWYNIGITSMSESHIVRARRDSTGKIITTKSYPTQAFLSALVQIFPCLYMRIYSRFGLADLQKLARILETSVTMPVPFDQSPFLAPSFQDTVLTALQHAILDTIEVLREPLPNSAGSVLHVSNQPMYPTLLFLLLQFFDYATEPPCIEGLSNAETVSKRKKKDWIILNLTPFSEKCLKIALVLYEECVSKPAVIEEKVLEKIIKSLRHPLRLKYSCPSQSTWKLAVETLMTVTRGGLSVALARPDSFRTMWFELASALEDFLFSDMSPPENQSLEQHQADEELDIKLLRMISEEILPHSSALPKDFMARVMALLNRGSIHSAADATFSGTDANGFPLREEFAKSCFETLLQFSFVNGTPEEEQRVDRTDGKVSELALDSLLGRCSDVLAKYVEDEKLSGKCPLPRTRMAEMSFVMKAVSTLLSSLKRAVQEKPSVVDQRIWNQVIELYPRLVECSVCNSTQVRRALREALHEYADLLRPPIHSLAVNGNR, translated from the exons TGATTGCAGAGGAAACTGAAATAATACAACCCTTCTTACTTGGTTGTGATACAAAGAGTCTACGTGTTGTTCAGATCTCTCTTACAGCACTGCAACGATTGATAACCAATGAGGCATTATCTGAG TCCTCATCTGTGAACCTTGTGAGTACACTATGGCAGTTAATGGAAGGAGGATTGGAAGAGTTGAGAATTCTGCAAAGCATTATTCTTTTGATCACAACTTCAAACATTGTGTATGGAGAATGCCTGGGCAAG GCCATGGTCTTGTGTTTCAAGTTATACTTCATAAAAGATGCAACAATCTGTACCACTGCAGCTGCCACTGTCAGACAGATGGTGTCAGTGATATTTGAACGAGTGGTGACAGAAGATAGCAAAGGATTGG CCTCCCAAAGTATAGAGGATACAAGTGGATCTGTCAGGCACAAGAACTGTCCAGTTAGCCTGCATCCATGTGCCAGAGATgcttatttgctttttcaa gATTTATGCCAACTGACAAATGGAGAACAGCCATATTGGTTACAAGGCATCAGGGAGATGACACGGACATTTGGTTTGGAGCTGTTAGAGAGTGTGCTCAAGGGATATCCAAACATTTTCCTTAAG CATCCTGAGTTTAGCTTCCTCTTGAAAGAAAGGCTTTGTCCACTGATTATAAAGCTGTTTTCTCCAAGTATCAAGCAGCGTGCGAGCTCAAGTCCATTGGAAAGACCTCTCTATCCAGTTGCAGTTAGACTTTTGAGAATTGTTTCTGTTTTAATTGAGAAATTCTACACTCTTTTG GTGACAGAATGTGAGATATTTTTGTCCCTTTTGGTGAAGTTTCTGGAGCCAGATAAGTCACACTGGCAGAGAGCATTAGCTCTTGAAGTACTTCATACGCTAACAATTCAACCAGCACTCCTTAG gtccttttgtttgttttatgacaTGCAAGAACATTCCACACGAATCTTTCATGACTTGGTGAATGCACTGACAAGCTTTACTCAAAGTTTGCTCACAAACCAAACAGTGCACAGCACAGCAGAGAAAGCGTCACATTTACCCAGTGCCACTACAATACAAACCTCTTCTAGTGCACCTCCACCTTCAGTTGTTGCTCTGAGTGCAATGGGAGGAGTGACTCCTCAGCCTGGGTTTTCTTATAGGGGTACATGGATACCCCTGTCAGTTATGCCAGCTTATGGCCAAGCAAAAGCTGTTTA CTTAGAACAGTTAGAGAGACCGGAATATTCAACAATCCCAGATGGATATGCCCtttctatagcctttgcctgtTTATTGGAGATTGTTAAAAGCCTCGATGTCCTGATTCAAGAGAACAACCCATCCAGTGCTGAGCCAGTTGGAGGTTGGATTGAACCCCAAAGAACATCAACAGGCAATGACACAGGAGTTGGCACTGAAACAATTCAAGCAGCGATAAATGAAGGAGCTGTTGGGGAAAATG GTGCTAAAACTACTGGTGTCCTTCAGGAGATGGTATTGGCTTCGTGGTGCGGCATTTTAGCGTCGTTGTCCCTGCTTCTAGAAGCCAG TAATGATGAAACAGCTACAGAATCAATCCTCAAATCCTATCAGCTGTATGCTAATGTCTGCGGCATTTTGAATCTCACAACGCCAAGAGATGCTTTTATCACATCCCTTTGCAAAGCAGCGTTACCCCCACACTACACCCTGACAGTACTAAATCCCCACTCCGGTACTGCTCAGGTGTCTTACATCAAGGTTCCGACAAGTGGGTCACAGGTCACTTCAGAATCACATGGAGGAGACCACAAGGGTCTGGGGAGATCAATCTCTGTTGAGAGTGGATCTGGTGCTGTCATCACCGGGGTCCCTCTTGGCTCTAGTCACGGACCTGTGTCT TTAACTGCAAAGAACATTCAGTGTATGCGCTCTCTTTTGAGTCTTGCTCACTGCCACGGTAGCATTCTGGGTACCGCATGGCATATGGTTTTAACCACATTACAG cATCTGACCTGGATTTTAGGTCTGAAGCCATCTGCAGGAGGGACTTTGAAGGCATTGCCCATGAGTGAAGCCCCCAACCTG gTTATAACTCAAGCAATGATGGCAGAACTTCCAGTGTTGGCAGCTATTTTATCAAGACTTTTTGAAACATCAAG ATATCTCGATGACGTGGCGCTTCATCATCTCGTTGATGCATTGTGCAGATTGTCCACCACATCAATGGAGCAAGCACAGAGTAATAAG gaaccGTCCCTCTTTGCTGTTGCCAAGCTTCTGGAAACTGGTTTAAACAATCTCCACCGAGCTCGCGTGTTATGGAAACCTTTGACGGCGCATCTCTTAGAG GTTTGTCAACACCCTCACAGTAAGATGCGTGAATGGGGAGCAGAAGCTGTCACCTCATTGGTCCGCTCAGCTTTGACGCATGATCACAATCCACCACTCAAACAAGACCTT CAACTTCAATCCATGATCTTGAGTCCGCTTCAAGAAATGTCCAATGTCACGTTTGCTGATATTCGATATAAGCAGCTGGAATGTGTGCTCCAG ATACTGCACTCGACTGGACAGAATCTGGGTCAAGGCTGGCTATGCGTATTAGGAGTCATTGGAGCAGCTACTAATCAGCAGGG TGAGGGTCTTATTCGCGTCGCATTTCAAAGCTTGCAGCTTGTCGTAACGGACTTTCTTCCCTTGATGCCTTGCACGTGTATCAAGGTAGTGGTGGATGTAGCGGGAAAATTCGGTCTGCAGCCTCAAGAGCTCAACATCAGCTTGACAGCCATTGGTCTGCTG tgGAATATTTCGGACTTTCTGTCGCAAAATCGAGAGAAGATCCATGCTGCACTGAAAGAGATCGATAGTTTTGCTCATGATGGCAACAATGCTGGCACCAAGTATGACAAACCCGTCTCTCCCCCCGATGGTCAGTGGATGTGCTTATATTCCAAGCTTGGTGAACTGTGTGTTGATCCTCGTCCCCCAGTCAGAAAAAGCGCGGGACAGACGTTATTCTCTACCATCAATGCGCATGGCTTGCTGTTGGAGAATGCCACATGGTACACAGTGCTCTGGCAG GTGTTATTTCCGTTATTGGAACAAGTGAAAACAATGTCGACATCAGCGACGGACGTTCCTCCTCCCAGCGATTCAGTTATCTCGAAGGGTAAAATTCTCATTCACCATTCACGTGATACTGCTGAAAAACAATGGGCGGAAACACATGTCTTAACCCTGAGTGGTGTTGCGCGGGTATTCAACAATCGACGCCATATTTTGGCGGGACTTGAAGAATTCCCGCGCGCATGGGCCCTATTGTTGGAGTTCATTGAGTTTGCGGCGTTGAGTAAATCCGCTGAAGTCGCTTTAGCGGCGCTGAAGAGTTTTCAAGACATTGTCAATGACTCGAATGACGGTCAAGAGAGTAATGGTACGGGATCAAGTCCAGGTGACAGCTCACATGATAAAAAGGCGGGAAAAGCAGTGGTGAAGCCCAGGCTTCAGCCTAAGTTCTGCGAAGCAGCGGACGAAGATTTGAACTTATGGTCGAATGCTTGGCGAGTGTGGTATAACATAGGAATCACCAGCATGTCTGAGTCGCATATTGTCCGTGCTAGACGAGACTCGACCGGGAAAATAATAACGACAAAGAGTTATCCAACACAAGCTTTTCTTTCCGCTCTCGTGCAGATCTTCCCGTGTCTTTACATGAGAATTTACAGCCGCTTTGGTTTGGCTGATTTGCAAAAACTCGCCAGAATCTTAGAGACTTCAGTGACCATGCCTGTTCCTTTTGATCAGTCGCCATTTTTAGCTCCGTCTTTCCAAGACACTGTCTTAACTGCGCTACAGCACGCCATTTTGGACACGATTGAGGTTCTTCGTGAACCGCTGCCGAATTCAGCTGGCTCTGTTCTCCATGTATCAAACCAACCTATGTACCCCACTctattatttttgcttcttcaGTTCTTTGATTATGCAACCGAACCGCCTTGTATCGAGGGATTGTCCAATGCGGAAACTgtttctaaaaggaaaaagaaagattgGATAATTCTTAATCTTACTCCGTTCTCTGAAAAgtgtttaaaaattgcattGGTTTTGTATGAAGAATGCGTCTCAAAGCCGGCGGTCATCGAAGAGAAAGTGCTGGAAAAGATTATTAAG TCTCTGCGTCATCCTCTTCGGCTCAAGTACAGTTGCCCGTCCCAGTCCACTTGGAAACTGGCGGTGGAAACCTTGATGACTGTTACACGAGGAGGACTGAGTGTTGCTCTCGCTCGCCCAG ATTCATTCAGAACGATGTGGTTCGAGTTAGCCTCCGCGTTGGAGGATTTTCTATTCTCAGATAT GAGCCCACCAGAGAATCAGTCGCTAGAACAGCATCAAGCGGACGAGGAATTGGACATCAAG CTGCTGCGCATGATCAGCGAAGAGATTCTGCCTCATTCTTCTGCGCTACCAAAGGACTTCATGGCTCGTGTAATGGCGCTCCTCAATCGAGGCTCGATACACTCGGCTGCTGATGCTACATTCAGTG GAACAGATGCAAACGGATTTCCCTTGCGTGAAGAGTTTGCCAAGTCCTGCTTTGAAACGCTGTTgcagttttcttttgtcaatgGTACACCTGAAGAAGAGCAGCGTGTCGATAGAACCG atGGTAAAGTGTCAGAGTTGGCGCTTGATTCTCTCCTTGGGCGATGCAGTGATGTTTTAGCGAAATACGTGGAAGATGAAAAGCTCAGTGGGAAATGCCCCTTACCAAG GACTCGCATGGCGGAGATGTCTTTTGTGATGAAGGCAGTCAGTACCTTGCTCTCGTCGCTGAAAAGAGCCGTACAAGAGAAGCCCTCTGTCG TGGATCAAAGGATTTGGAATCAAGTCATTGAGCTTTATCCTCGACTTGTGGAATGTTCCGTCTGTAACTCAACGCAAGTTCGGCGAGCTTTGAGGGAAGCGTTGCATGAATACGCTGACCTGTTAAGACCGCCGATTCATTCCTTGGCAGTGAATGGGAACCGGTAG
- the LOC141864364 gene encoding proteasome subunit alpha type-5-like, whose protein sequence is MFLTRSEYDRGVNTFSPEGRLFQVEYAIEAIKLGSTAIGIQTSEGVVLAVEKRITSPLMEPASVEKIVEIDSHIGCAVSGLIADSRTMVDKARVEAQNHWFTYNEQMSIESVTQAVSNLALEFGDDDAREGAMSRPFGVALLFGGVDSKGPQLYHLDPSGTFFQYDAKAIGSGSEGAQQALEEVYHKSMTLREACKSALTILKQVMEEKLNATNVELATATPDRKFRMFTKEEIDTLVQEIK, encoded by the exons ATGTTTCTGACGAGATCAGAGTATGACAG AGGTGTTAATACCTTTTCACCAGAAGGACGTCTTTTCCAAGTTGAATACGCCATTGAGGCCATCAAG CTTGGGTCAACTGCAATTGGTATACAGACCTCTGAGGGTGTAGTTCTTGCTGTTGAAAAAAGAATCACATCCCCTCTTATGGAACCAGCCAGTGTTGAGAAGATTGTGGAAATTGACAGTCATATTG GTTGTGCTGTGAGTGGACTTATAGCGGACTCAAGAACAATGGTTGATAAAGCCAGAGTTGAAGCACAG AATCACTGGTTCACCTACAATGAGCAAATGAGTATTGAGAGTGTAACACAAGCTGTGTCAAATCTTGCACTTGAATTTGGAGATGATGATGCTAGAGAAGGTGCAATG AGTCGTCCATTTGGAGTAGCATTGTTATTTGGTGGAGTGGACAGTAAAGGACCTCAGCT TTATCACTTGGACCCATCTGGGACATTCTTTCAATATGATGCGAAGGCTATAG GTTCGGGGTCAGAAGGTGCTCAGCAGGCTTTAGAAGAAGTTTATCACAAG TCAATGACATTGAGAGAGGCATGTAAATCAGCATTAACAATACTCAAACAAGTCATGGAAGAAAAACTCAATGCCACAAATGTAGAG CTCGCGACTGCCACTCCAGACAGGAAATTCCGCATGTTTACTAAAGAGGAGATTGACACTCTTGTACAGgagataaaataa